Proteins co-encoded in one Conger conger chromosome 4, fConCon1.1, whole genome shotgun sequence genomic window:
- the xrcc2 gene encoding DNA repair protein XRCC2, which translates to MSHRHSSSAESGAQLLARLEGRRSLENIEPLLFPKDSGPVNGDVVEFHGGEGTGKTEALYHLVARCILPEASGGLEAEVAFVDTDYHLDTLRLVAVLERRLPAGSEDAVRASLARLYVVHCGSGAQLLLTLHYLEGMFCSRPSLSALVLDSVSAFYWVDRANGGESLALQEANLRKCTKVLERLLRERGAMVFATVQAVMRKYESEGPVGSLSRGRQAPARADLSKVYLCRAWQGIVTHRLYFSKDDAADGKRIFSVASSCSRTKSAGRCSFHVTDGGIQFL; encoded by the exons ATGAGCCATCGCCATTCAAGTTCGGCAGAGTCCGGTGCACAG TTGCTTGCAAGACTTGAAGGAAGGCGATCGCTGGAGAATATCGAGCCTCTTCTATTCCCCAAAGACAGTGGTCCTGTTAACG GAGATGTGGTGGAGTTCCACGGCGGGGAGGGGACGGGCAAGACCGAGGCGCTGTACCACCTGGTGGCCCGCTGCATCCTCCCGGAGGCCAGCGGGGGTCTGGAGGCGGAGGTGGCGTTCGTGGACACGGACTACCACCTGGACACCCTGCGTCTGGTGGCCGTTCTGGAGCGCCGCCTGCCCGCCGGCTCGGAGGACGCGGTACGGGCCAGCCTGGCCCGGCTCTACGTGGTCCACTGCGGCAGCGGAGCCCAGCTCCTGCTCACCCTGCACTACCTGGAGGGCATGTTCTGCAGCCGGCCCTCCCTCTCggccctggtcctggacagcGTCTCAGCCTTCTACTGGGTGGACCGGGCCAACGGCGGGGAGAGCCTGGCGCTGCAGGAGGCCAACCTCAGGAAGTGCACCAAGGTCCTGGAGAGGCTGCTGAGGGAGCGAGGCGCCATGGTCTTCGCCACCGTGCAGGCCGTCATGAGGAAGTACGAGTCCGAGGGCCCGGTGGGGTCCTTGTCCCGCGGGCGCCAGGCGCCGGCCCGCGCGGACCTCAGCAAGGTGTACCTGTGCAGGGCGTGGCAGGGCATTGTCACGCACAGGTTGTACTTCTCCAAGGACGACGCGGCGGACGGAAAGCGGATCTTTTCCGTGGCGTCCTCCTGCTCGAGGACGAAGAGCGCGGGAAGGTGCTCTTTCCACGTGACAGACGGGGGAATCCAGTTTCTGTAA